GCTGGCCTCCTCCAGGAGCTGTCCTTGGGCACTGGTGTCCTTGGGTTCAGCTAGTGTCTGGGCAGCAGTGCAGCCATGGACTCTGGCAGGGTCAGGCCGCTGGGTAGCCCTGGTTGTGGGTTCAGCAATGGGAGGTCTTGATTGAAGGCCACTGCCCTGGACCCAACCTTGGGTTTTTCCAGCCTGGTCATCAGGCCTCACAGCACCCAGGCATGGGGACGTGGGCCAGTCTGGGCCCCCTGGCCTGTTGGCGGCGGGGCTGTCCTGGGCTCTGCTCAGCGGCCAGAGCGGTCCAGGAGCATGAAGAGCAGTCCCAGCAGCAGGAGCGGCGTGAAGACCAGCAGCAGCCCCAGAAGCTCAAGGGCCAGCAGGCTCAGCAGCGCCAGGCGGCGGGCACAGGGTCCCCGCTCCCGCAGGGTCCAGAGCCGGGCACCCAGGCAGGGTGGACAGGGCAGGAAGGGCAGGCAGCCCCGGCCGCCCACGGGCCCTGCCAGGAAGCGCAGCTGGTAGCGGTGCTCCAGGGAGCCCCAGGGCCCAGGGTTGCGGTGATAGGATGCAGGGGCCTCTCGGCGGGGCTGGCGTGAGGGCCCGTCGGCCTGTAGCAGCTCCTCCTGTAGCCGGCAGATCTCCCACTCCAGCATGGGCGTCTTCTGGCGGCACAGCGGGCAGCGCACCCGTCCCAGGTCGGTACTGGAGGCTGAGCCCAGCAGCCTGTGCAGGCAGCCCGCACACAGGCCGTGGCCACAGTTCAGCAGGGCCAGGCGGCGCTCTCTGGGCCCGTAGGGCTCTGTGCAGATTGGgcactcctcctcttccccctgccCTGCTGCctgctctctcccctcctccttccaggtTGGAAGGGCCCAGGCACCCTCCATGGCTTTGGCCCCCAGCAGGGGCTCACTGGCTGTAGTCTCAGCACCTTGGGGGTGCCCAAGGTCATCCCCTTCGCTTGCTGGTGCTTGGCACAGAGGGTCCAGGCACTCAGGGCCCAGAGAGGACCCAGGTGGACTGACAGGCCCAGAGCTGGAGTCGGCcgggtggagggtgggggccCCAGGGCACAGTTCAGGGGTGgtggccctggggcaggagtCAGGATAGGAGGACAGGGACCCCAGGGCGGCGACAGGGGTGGCCCTCAAGGGAAGGCAGGGTCTGGGCTCCACCAGGGCTCTGGCACTGACCTCCCGGCTGGCTCTCCTCACTGGAAGTGGACTTGACTGGGGCCCCAGCAAGGCCGGCCTGCTCTGGGTGGATCCTGGGCCCACGCGGTGCTGTCCCCAGCCAGATCTGGCTGGAGCCCAGCCTCAGCCATGTTTAGTCCTGTGCCAGCGACCCGCCGACCACAGATCAAGACTCCAAGACAGCGAGGCGGGTGTGAACAGCCACCGGACTCCTCCAACAGGACTTTCCTTCCCAGTGCCTAAAGCCCCTCCCAGGGGCGGGGCTGCACAACCACGCCCCCTCCTGCCGCTCCTCTTTCCGGCAGTCTCGGCTCCCTAGCGGCACGGACGGCTTGGCTCCGCCTTCCCAGCACCTGCCCAGAACCCAGTCCTGGCGATCAGATCTTAGCCGACCCACTATGCCCTTAAGAACGAGGCAGTCAGGGCGCACATCCCATTAGAGGCAGACATAAGAGCTGCAGAGGCCACTCGGGCACAGGCAGCCCAACAAGGGTGCACCGTGGCGCCCACCCATCCAGCATCCAGCACCCAGGGCACCGGGAGGAGCTAGAGGATGCCCACCCATCCAGCACCCAGCACCCAGGGCACCGGGAGGAgctagaggaaggaaggaagcctgCGCTAGAAGTAGCCACCCAGAGGCCACCATTTACTGCAAGGGTTTTTCTGGGACCAGGAGAGGAAGAGGCTGCTCTGGCCTGGGACACCCCCACTGCTCTCAAGGAGCTGGCATCTTAGTGGCCTCTGAGCCCTGTGGGAGTGCGGGGGCAGTGATTGGAATGTGCTGCTGGGCAGGCTGCAGCAGCCGAGGTGGCCCCAGGGCAGAAGAGTGCAGCGCAGCCTCATGGGTGCCCTATGCCACCCCTGGTGCTCACTGGGCTGCTGCCGTCGTCCTGGGTCACTGCACCGGTGAGGTGGAGTGGCCCAGGCCACCACCTCGActgggaagggggtggggggacGAGGACACAGCTCACTGTCAGGGTGGGGGAGCGcagggctggctgggcagaggctgcagtggggtcAGGCTCAAAGGGTGGGATCCAGGGTCAACAGGAGTGCGGCTGTGCTCGGGAGCTGGCTGTTCCCAGAGGACCAGCTGGCTGGTCCGAGAGGATGACGGCTGCTGGCCAGGAGCTCCCTCGTGGATGCCTTCCTGGGCTCCCAGGAGGATGGATGTCAGAGGGGGCACGGGCAGCCGCGGGCCTCAGGCCCACGTCTCGGTCTGGAAGCGCCGTGTCTGCTGGAGCCTGGCTAGATACGCGGCTGCGTCCGGGCTGCAGAGTCCACCCTCCTCCTGGAAGATGGACATCAGGGCTTCCGAGACGTCCGCTGGCATGGACTTGGCATTGCTAGAGGGGCAGGTCGCAGAAGGCGCAATGAGGCCCGGCACTCAGGGGCTGGGCCCACTCCTGCTGCACGCAGGCCAGCTCACCCTGCCAGGTAGAAGTATGCACCCTGGTGGTCCAGCAGTTCCCACACAAGCGACCCCAGCTCCCGGAGCCGGTGCtgcacatatactttctgctcctgTAGGGCAGAGAACAGGGCTGGGGGCTGAGCCGGagctccctcccctcctttcccagcCCCTGAACATACACACCTGTTCCCGGGAGAAGGCAGGGATGAGGGTCAGACACTCCCGCTTCTCCAGCTCCTGCCACTCAGACTCCCAGTAGAAGTCTTGGTCCCGCCAGCGGCAGCCAAAAAACAAGAAGTTTCCTAGGGAAATACAGGGTGCTCTTGGCCACAGGTCCTTGAGGTTCAGCTGGGGAGCCCTGGCCACAACCCTGCCCTGGGACCCTGGGTGCTCACCAGTCTGGCCCTGGGCCACACGCTCCTGGATGGCTGCTCGGAAGGGGGCTACCCCAGTGCCAGGCCCCACCATGATCACAGGTGTGTCTGGTGTCTCTGGGAAGGCCAGACTCCCAGGCCGcacccagaggggcacccggacAGGTCCTATTGCAGGAAGGAGGTGGCATGAAGAGGATCAAAGACCTGTGCTGAGTCTGCGGGGGCCCTAGCCCAGCATTTGCACGAGCATGGGACAGAAGGGGATATGGGCCCACGGCCCCCACCCTGGGAGCAGGGGTCACCTTGCCCAGGGTCCAGGGATGCCAGCCAGGAGGAGCAGAGGCCCCGGCGGGGCTCCTTGAGGCGAGTCTGGAACTGCACTACAGCCACGAGGATCTGCAGCCGTGAGGGGTGAATCTGGGGAGGAcggcggggtgggggtggtggaacAAGGCTGCCCTCACCTGTGCCTGGGCCGTGGGCCCCACCTACCTCCCGCAGAGGCAGTCCGACTGGGGGAACGTCACCTGGTCAGAGGGCAGCCCCTGCttacaaaaccccacagccccGGTCCCAGCTTTCCCAGGGCCGGTCCTGGGCTCCAACCACCAGGCCCCTCACCAGCAGCGAGGAAGCGATGGAGAAGGCCCTCGGCCGGATAGCGGGGATGAGGTCCAACAGGTAGTCGGGAGGGATGGCGGCAGCTGTGTGCGGGAAGTCACAGAGCACCTAGGCAAAGAGAGTCTCAGGGTGGCTGCAGCGTGGCTGTAGCTCAGGGGCTGGGCCTGCCGCCCTCCCATTTCACCTCCAGGATGGTCCTGCGGGGCCGGTTGCAGTATTCAAAGAGCTCCTCCTGGCCTTGGGCAGAACTGAACTCCAGCAGCTTCTCCCGCTCCAGCTCATGGAGGGATAgacaggccaggagttcgaagaAGGAGCGGCGAGGCACGCTGGCGATATCCAGGTAGTGGGACACGAGGTGCCGCATGGAGCAGGGCTGGGGCAGCCTCGTGGGGGAGGAGACATCTGCAGGGTGAGTGGGAGGCCTCCGTGGGCTGCGGCGGAGCCCTTGGGGTGGGGGCCCAGGGCACGGGAGAGGGCAGAGAGTCAGGGTGGCCGAGGCCGGGCTCACCTGGCTCCCGCGGCTGCAGCATGAAGAGCTGGTCAGGGTCCAGGCCCAGCACCTGGCAGAACCGCTGGACATGGGCAGCCGAGTTGGAGGGCTGAATCAGCACCACATCACCAGCAGCAAAGCTGTGTGGAAGAAGCCACCAGGGCTGTGGGGACTCCGCAGGGAGGATGTCGGGGCCCCGGATGGAAGTCATCCCCTGCAGCCCGGCCCAGCCTCCTCCGAACCCCAGACCCACGGCCCACCTCACCTTGCCCTCCTCGGTCCCCAGCAGTCCCCACCTGATGCCGGAGCCCAAGATGTCAAACTCAATCAGCCGAACGTCCTGGAAGTGGGAGGGGCCGGTGACTCTCTGGTTGGAGATCATGGGTGCTAGGAAGGGCTTCGACTCTGACGGGGGCTCCTGAGAGCCGGGGTGAGCTACCCGCTGCCCCTCAGAGCCCGTGCTGGGTGCCTCTTGGAGGAACAGCAGGGTGAACTTGGAGGGCAGGCTGCGGGAGGGCACGCGGGTCAGACCAGGTCCCACTCCCCAGGGGCCGCCCACCCACACGGGAGGGACCCAGGGCGAGGTCCCCAGGCCAGGTTGGGTCTGCTGCGCCTGTGGGTGACCCGGGGCCCACACTCACGGGACTCCGGGAGGGATCTCAGCGAGGCCCGGAGGCGGCGGGTACAGCCCCAGAACCCTGTCCCACAAGTCTCGCAGCCAGGGGTCCACAGCAGCGTCGGGCCTGGGAGGGAGCACGTGCGCTGGCCTGAACGGACCCCGCGTGTGGCCAGACCAGACTGTGGAGGCGGGTGCCACGCCCGCAGACTCACCCCAGCTCATGCTGGTCATCGCCCAGGCACACGGGCAGGAGGGCGCTGCCCCCAAGCTGCAGTAGCCGTCGGTGCAGCTTCTTGGCCACGAAGTTGAACCTGTGGAGACAGTGAGGCTGGTCCTGGGCTGGAGCCTGGGCGGAGAGTGGTGCCCAGGCAGAGTGGAACCTGGGAGAGTGGAGCCCGGGCGAAGAGTGGAGCCTGGGGAGGGCCTCCCTCGGGTGGAAAACACACTCCACGCTGGCCGCACCCTAGGAGGGGGCAGGGCCTCCACACGCCAGGGGCTGCCGAGACCAGGGCAGCTGCCAGGGTGCCAAGCAGCAGGTCCTCTGCTCGCGAAGAATGAGCCTGTGTGGGCGGGAGCATGCAGCCTCATCCCACTGATGGGCCCTCATCCCTGGGCAGGGACTTGAGGCAGCTGAGGCCTCCAGGCCCCCAGCCAAGGTGTGGGTCACTCCTCAGCTAAGAAACTCTGTGCTGGGGAGAGAGCCAGGAATCTTCCCGGGGGTCAGTTTCTCTTCTCACTCTGGTTCCGAGGCATGACTGGCTCTGGGTCACGCTCCTCCCTGGGAACGCTGTCGGCAgcggcctccctccctctcttgaACGAACACTGTGTCCCACACAGAACAACGTCACGCAGGAAACAACGTCATGCACGGACCTACGTCACGCACGGAACAAAACCTCCCGGCAGAACCGGGGGGAGCTGTCTCCGATCTTCCCGTTCTCTCTTTTTCATCTGAAATGACTGACACCCGGCTACGCAAACGGCTTTTGATGCTCGGTGCTCAGCGGACCTGGGCCCTACGTGGACAGTCGGGGTTTTCACCGTTGTGGGGTCTAAAGATGCCATTTGCACACTGAACATGCCACTCCTTGCGTAGGGTGCAGAGGAGCACTGTGAAAATGCCCAGGAGAAAAGGCAGAGGCGGCCTCTGGGGGGGCAGGAGCATACGGGGTCCTCCTCCAGGCTCAAAGTCGTCAACACTTCACAGCACGCCTTTTTGTAAAAGTGGGGACCGGCGCCAGGTAGGCCTGTGTGACGTCAGCGTGGCTGGAGCCCAGCCCTTTGCCACCCTGCCTGCTCCCCTCTGTGCCCTCCCCGCAGCGTGAAGCCTGGGGTGCCCACCAGGGAGCGTCGTGGAGAAGCCAGTACCACTGCGAGGGCCCTGAGGCGCGCAGGGGCCGACCCTGGAAGCTGGCCTCGGTCCTCTGCCGGCACACCTGTCGCTCGACCCCCAGAACCGTTCCGGCCGCCCACTGTCCCATCCCCTACTCACTTGGCGTATGAGGAGTCCCCGAGGCCCAGGACGGCAAAGTCCATCTGACAGAGGGCAGTGGAGGGCAGGTTCTTCCGGAATATAAACCCCCAGAAGTTCTACAGCCGGAGGAAACTCTGAGTCAGAGTCCTCGACCTCTAGGCTAGCCCCACAgcagggggtgaggggagggtctCAGGGGAACAGGCAGGGGGGTAGGACGGGGACAGAATACAACTGGACCTATCTGACCAAAAGGCAGGGCCCGGGTCCAGCCTGCAGGATGATGGGCACCGGGAGGAGGCAGGGCTGGTCCAGCGTCTAGGGAGACCAGGGCCCACCCTGCCCACAGGAGCCAGACCCTGCTGTGCTCTCCAGGCCTGCGTGGAGCTTCCTTCCTGGGACATCACCCTCCTCTGCCCCAGGCTCTGAGCTGCCAGGAGCAGCTCTGCACTTGGTCTCCAAACTGTCCACCGCCCCAGGGGTCCCTCACCTCCACCTGTCATTTCCCAGCCAGAGCGTGGGCCTCCACTCCCTGAGTGGGTCTGTCCCAGAGGCTCCTATACTCAGACCTCTGAGGTCCATCCCAAGGGCTCTCACACTCGGCCCTCTGAGGTTCCAGTGTCGCTGAGACACATCCCCCTCCTTCCGTGGCTGCAGGACCTCGAGCCAACAGGGTCCAGACCCTCTGGTTCCACACCCTGCCTTCCACGGTGTCCTCCCAGCTTGATCAGAAGCCCCCCCAAGGAACCTACTGCCCCCTCCCTACCTGGATCCCAGGTGGCCTGTGTGCGTGGTCTTCACCGCCCACCCACCTCCCCTGCCCGTGGCCAAGCATGGAGGCTAGCGGACAGGGAGGCCCTGGCCTTGTCAGCCCACAGCTCTGACCCCGGCCCTGGACCACCCCTGGCCTCCCGGGACCTCACTGCCTCATCAGCTGCCTCTCTGGGCCACGCTATGCGAGCAAATGTACCCAGCCTCTTGCCCCCGGGACCCTCCCTAGCGCCCTGCTGTTGAGACACCCTTGCTTCCTGAATCCCAAAAGACTCTCTTCCCTGCTCCGTTTGGTGAACTTCCTCCTTCCCGAGAAAAGGGTTCCGGAGAGAACATTCTTGTGACTTTTCCCTCACTCGACTGGCATGCGGCTGGGTCTGTCCAGGGCCCCACTTGCTGCCCTTGGGGTGTGTAGGGCACTCTGTCCCCAGAGGCTAAACCCACAGTGACATGCCCCGGGGGTAGCCCTTTCATTCTCAGCAGGGCCCTTCCTGGGCATGGGGCTCTCTGGCCGCAGACCCCGCTCTAGACATCATGACTTTCCTGGATAACTTCCTCTCCACCATTGTCTTCTCATTCTGAGGCCACTGGAATTATCTTCGAATTTTGGTATCTGCTTCCTTCCATTTTCTATCTTGCTTTTTGTCATACTTTCTAGAAggatttctcatctttttttgagatggagtctcactctgtagcccaggctggagtgcaatggcgcgacctcagctcactgcaacctctgcctcccaggttcaagtgattctcctgcctcagcctcccaagtagctgggattacaggtgcgcgccaccatgcctggctaatttttgtatttttagtagagacagggtttcaccatgttggccaggctggtctcgaactcctaacctcaagtgacccacccacctcggcctcccaaagtgttggtattagaggcgtgagccgtcgtgcccggccttttttgttgttgagacagggtctcattctgtcatccaagctggaatgcagtcttgaaatcacagctcactgcagccttgaccttctgggctcaagcaatcctcccacctcagcctcccaagtagtggggattacaggtgtgtgtcaccacgcccagctaatttattattattttgtttgtagagactgggtcttgccatgttgcccaggctggtctcaaactcctgggctcaagcaatcctcccacaccTTGGCTTCTCAACGCACTGGGATtctaggcttgagccactgcgcccagcgtcttctaatcttttaaagttttttcatgTCCATTTAAAGAActatttctggccaggtgtggtggctcacacctgcaaacctagcactttgggaggacgaggcaggcagactgcttgagcccaggagcttgagaccccatctctacaacaaatacaaaaaaaaaaaaaaattagttgcatgtggtggtgtgcacctgcagtccctgctacccaggaggctgaggtgggaggatcacctgagtctggaaGGTCAGGGGGCAGTGAACCGTTGAtggctgccactgcactccagcctgggcaacagagcgagagctctgtctccagaaagaaaaagaaaaagagaaagagaaaaaactgtTTCCTGTTCCTGAGTCTCCAGCTTTGCCCCGTGGGGGTAACATCCTTGGCTGCTTCGGCCTCTGCCCATCTCTGCCTGTTATGCGGGGCTTTCCTCGGGTGGGGTGTGGTTCTTTCTGGTGCAtgttttcacccaggctggagtgcagtggtgtgatcttggctcactgcaacctccacttaccgggttcaagtgattctcctgcctcaacctcctgagtagctgagattacaggcatgcaccaatacacccagctaattttttgtatttttagtagagatggggtttcgtcatgttggccaggctggtctcaaactcctgacctcaggtgatccacccgcctcggcctcccaaagtgttgggattacaggcttgggccaGCGTGCCCAGCGCCCCATGGGTTTCTTCACCAGACAGGCAGGGACCTGGTCACTTGGCCTTTCACTGTGGTTCCTCTGTTTTCTCCTGTCTGCTGCTGGGGGCACCTGCCTCACCTACAGCATCCTCAGCAAGGAGCCAGGGTCTACCTGTTTCGCTGTGGATGGAGAGCCAGGGTCCTCTGGTTTAGCTATGGATAGCCACTAAGACTCGCCTCTGCCTCTGAGGCCATGGGCCCTGGGTCCACAGCCTCTTCAAGGAGCTCCCAGTTCCCGCTGTGGGCATTAGCTGCACCCCCCCAACTCCTGGTCTTCTCTGTGGGTGCCCATACTTGGGACTCTTCCTTTCCTCGTTGGCCTGAATCCCGGCATTAGCACCAGCTTCCTGCCACTGGCTGACTGAatgcccagcccagcctcagTCCCTCTCCTCTCCCATGCTCTGCGGCTTCCCTATCCCACCATTCCCTTCCCGTGCCTGTGCTCCACTCTGAAACCCCTTctcttccatcccattctatCTGAGACCCCTCGACCTATGCTCAGCTCTCCCCCAAGCCGCTGCACATCCCCTGCCATCCCTACTCAGTCTTCAGCCTCTTTCTCCTGTCTCTCCCCTGCCAGCAATTAAACATGCCAagttttggccgggtgtggtggctcacgcctgtaatcccaccactttgggaggctgaggcaggtggatcacgaggtcaggagattgagatcatcctggctaacatggtgaaacccgatctctactaaaaaaaatacaaaaaattagctgggcgtggtggcggcgcctgtagtcccatctacttgggaggctgaggcgggagaatggcgcgaacccgggaggcagtgcttgcagtgagctgggatcgacgccactgcactccagcctgggcgacagagcgagactccgtctcaaaacaaacaacaacaacaaacaacaacaaaaaaaacatgtcAAGTTTctcccgtctttttttttttgagacagggtcttgctctgtcacccaggctggagtgtagtggtgtgatcacagctcactgcagctttaacctcccaagttcaagagctcctcccacctcagcctctggagtaactgtgatcacaggcatgagccactgcaccagttCACTttgaattttctgtagagatgaggtctcacgatgctgcccagtctggtcttgaactcctgggctcaagcgatcttcccacctcggcctcccaaattgctgggattacaggcatgagccactgtgcccggcaaatGTCTCTCATAAAAAACTCCTTCTTTTTAACTCTTTAGCTTTTTCACAGCCAGacgtgggttttttttgtttgttctgttttttgtcttttttttgtttttgagacggagtctcactctgttgcccaagctggagtgcagtggcgcgatctcggctcactgcaagttctgcctcccgggttcacgccattctcctgcctcagcctcccgagtagctgggactacaggtgcccgccaccacatccgggtagttttttgtatttttagtagagacgaggtttcacactgtgttagccaggatggtctcgatctcctgacctcgtgatctgcctgcctcggcctcccaaagtgctaggattacaggtgtgagccacagtgcccggctctttttttttttttttttttttgacagagtctagctctgtcgccaggctggagtgcagtggcgcaatctcagctcactgccacttccgactccctggttcaagtgattctcctgcctcagcctcccgagtagctgggattacaggcacgcgccactgcgccgtgcccagctaattgttgtaattttagtagagacgggtttcaccatgttggccaggctggtctcgaactcctgacctcgtgattcgcccgcctcggcctcccaaagtgctgagattacaggcgtgagccaccgcacccggcccacactCAAGACATTCTTAAAAGATGCTCTCCACTCACTCTCTCAGTTGCTGATCTCCTGTAATCTGGCTTCTCTCCCCATGAGCCACTGAAGCTGCTCTTCCTGGTATCACCAACAATCCCTTTGCCAAGAAATCCCATGGATCCCTCTCAGGCTTTATCTGATTTGACTTCTGTGCAGCTTTACATGCCAGAGCCCTTCCTGGAACACCCACTCCCCCAGTCCTCTCCTTGGGGTGCTGCACCCTCTCTTCTAGCTGCTTGGTCactctcctgccctcctgggctCTAACGTTCTGGGCAGCCTGTCCTGTGGGGAGAGAGGAGCTTCCTCTTCTCACACTTCTGTATTGTGGCTACCTCAACACCTACCTCCGCCCCAGGATCTTCCTTGGAGCGCTAGTCCTACTGCACTTCTCCACTTCAATGTCTCCAGGTTCCCTTCCTGCACAGCCCCCTACTCCCACCGTGTTCTCTGATTTCTGTGGATGGAACCACCATCCATCTTGGTTCCAGAGCCCACATCCCTGTCTCGATTCTGCTTGACCTATTGGGTCCGTTCCATGTCCCGGGGACTCTCTCTTCCTGACACCACTGCAATGTGTCCACTTCTATCTTCTGCCACCACCTTAGCTCAGATCGGTAGCATCTGCTGCCTGTCCTGTGCATCTCATGGCATTATTCCTGCTCTCCTGCAGACCAGTGTGGTTTTGCTAGCTTAGGAACATGACTGTGTCACCCCTACAGTTCCGACAACCCTTCATTTCAAGCCCATCTGCCTTGCTGTGGTCACTCAGGCTCTTTGGACTGGGCCTGGCTTCCTgcctctcttctcctcccccCTTGCCCCAGTGCACTCCTCACCTTGGCCACCCTGAGCTGCTTTCCACTTTTCACACAAACCAAATCATCTTTTTCCTCTGCACAGACTGCTCCTTCTTCCTCGGTGCCTGACTAGCCCTCACGCATCCTTCCGTGACTCAGCTTACACTCTTTTCTTCCAGAAACCTCTGCCTGGGCCCCAAGGTTGGGTGAGATAAGGCTCGATGCCCCTTATCAGTGCTCCTGTGACATATGCTACTTTCCCCAGCAGCAGGTGTTTGCTGGCACTGTCATTGCCCGTTAGCTGCTTCTGCTACAGTGTGAACTCTGCCAGGATGGAAATATGGCTGCTGGGTTCACAGCTGGATCCCCAGCACCAGACTGTGCCAAGAATAGAATATGTGCTTAAAAGATGGTCAGAGAATTCAGCAACATTCCCTGAGGGTCATACAGTCTAGAAATACACACAAGACCCAGACTAGATGCACATATAGATAGCCCTGGAAAAATAAGAAAGGTTAAAACGGATAATAAGGCTATTTGGTGGCTACGAAGAGTTTATTAGAGAGGGCAACCGGAGCCCCCAGCCCCACTCATGGACGTTCTCTCAAATCCACCTCTGAAGGTGCATGAGATAAAGGAGAGCTATTTACTGCACCTAGACGCCAGGCAATGAAAACGGGGTGAGGGTCGAGGGCAGGGATCTGAGGAGCCACATCAGGCCAGCCTTACCTTCATGTTGTCAGGGGGGTCTCCTTGGCCTGTAGTTGCACAAACAAATATCACCAGGGGCTCGTTAATCAGATTCACCTcaacaaaaagacacacacacgtaAGACCTCCGGCTGTAAGGACCGGGCGTCCTTCCCAAAACTTGACCCCCTTCTCCTTTACTCAGGCTGACAGGGCAGAGGGATTTATGTGAGCAGCCAGACCGTCTTCTCTTTCAGGTTCCAACCTCCTCCAGGTGCTAAACTGAACTCCCCTTCCCAAACCTCCTTCCCTAAATCCGCCATAAGGGACAGACCCGCTCTCAGAGAAAATGCGACGCCTTTTGGGTCGATGACCCCGCGAGGCGGGCACGCCAGGCCTGCTCGTCCCCCACGCCGAGGCCCTAGCGAGCCCTCACCACCGGGTAGGAGTCCAGGGCCTGCAC
This genomic window from Pan paniscus chromosome 11, NHGRI_mPanPan1-v2.0_pri, whole genome shotgun sequence contains:
- the NDOR1 gene encoding NADPH-dependent diflavin oxidoreductase 1 isoform X3, translated to MPSPQLLVLFGSQTGTAQDVSERLGREARRRRLGCRVQALDSYPVVNLINEPLVIFVCATTGQGDPPDNMKNFWGFIFRKNLPSTALCQMDFAVLGLGDSSYAKFNFVAKKLHRRLLQLGGSALLPVCLGDDQHELGPDAAVDPWLRDLWDRVLGLYPPPPGLAEIPPGVPLPSKFTLLFLQEAPSTGSEGQRVAHPGSQEPPSESKPFLAPMISNQRVTGPSHFQDVRLIEFDILGSGISFAAGDVVLIQPSNSAAHVQRFCQVLGLDPDQLFMLQPREPDVSSPTRLPQPCSMRHLVSHYLDIASVPRRSFFELLACLSLHELEREKLLEFSSAQGQEELFEYCNRPRRTILEVLCDFPHTAAAIPPDYLLDLIPAIRPRAFSIASSLLIHPSRLQILVAVVQFQTRLKEPRRGLCSSWLASLDPGQGPVRVPLWVRPGSLAFPETPDTPVIMVGPGTGVAPFRAAIQERVAQGQTGNFLFFGCRWRDQDFYWESEWQELEKRECLTLIPAFSREQPPALFSALQEQKVYVQHRLRELGSLVWELLDHQGAYFYLAGNAKSMPADVSEALMSIFQEEGGLCSPDAAAYLARLQQTRRFQTETWA
- the NDOR1 gene encoding NADPH-dependent diflavin oxidoreductase 1 isoform X2, with the protein product MRLHAPAHTGSFFASRGPAAWHPGSCPGLGSPWRVEALPPPRVRPAWSVFSTRGRPSPGSTLRPGSTLPGSTLPGHHSPPRLQPRTSLTVSTGSTSWPRSCTDGYCSLGAAPSCPCAWAMTSMSWGESAGVAPASTVWSGHTRGPFRPAHVLPPRPDAAVDPWLRDLWDRVLGLYPPPPGLAEIPPGVPLPSKFTLLFLQEAPSTGSEGQRVAHPGSQEPPSESKPFLAPMISNQRVTGPSHFQDVRLIEFDILGSGISFAAGDVVLIQPSNSAAHVQRFCQVLGLDPDQLFMLQPREPDVSSPTRLPQPCSMRHLVSHYLDIASVPRRSFFELLACLSLHELEREKLLEFSSAQGQEELFEYCNRPRRTILEVLCDFPHTAAAIPPDYLLDLIPAIRPRAFSIASSLLIHPSRLQILVAVVQFQTRLKEPRRGLCSSWLASLDPGQGPVRVPLWVRPGSLAFPETPDTPVIMVGPGTGVAPFRAAIQERVAQGQTGNFLFFGCRWRDQDFYWESEWQELEKRECLTLIPAFSREQEQKVYVQHRLRELGSLVWELLDHQGAYFYLAGNAKSMPADVSEALMSIFQEEGGLCSPDAAAYLARLQQTRRFQTETWA
- the NDOR1 gene encoding NADPH-dependent diflavin oxidoreductase 1 isoform X6: MPSPQLLVLFGSQTGTAQDVSERLGREARRRRLGCRVQALDSYPVVNLINEPLVIFVCATTGQGDPPDNMKNFWGFIFRKNLPSTALCQMDFAVLGLGDSSYAKFNFVAKKLHRRLLQLGGSALLPVCLGDDQHELGLPSKFTLLFLQEAPSTGSEGQRVAHPGSQEPPSESKPFLAPMISNQRVTGPSHFQDVRLIEFDILGSGISFAAGDVVLIQPSNSAAHVQRFCQVLGLDPDQLFMLQPREPDVSSPTRLPQPCSMRHLVSHYLDIASVPRRSFFELLACLSLHELEREKLLEFSSAQGQEELFEYCNRPRRTILEVLCDFPHTAAAIPPDYLLDLIPAIRPRAFSIASSLLIHPSRLQILVAVVQFQTRLKEPRRGLCSSWLASLDPGQGPVRVPLWVRPGSLAFPETPDTPVIMVGPGTGVAPFRAAIQERVAQGQTGNFLFFGCRWRDQDFYWESEWQELEKRECLTLIPAFSREQEQKVYVQHRLRELGSLVWELLDHQGAYFYLAGNAKSMPADVSEALMSIFQEEGGLCSPDAAAYLARLQQTRRFQTETWA
- the NDOR1 gene encoding NADPH-dependent diflavin oxidoreductase 1 isoform X4, translated to MPSPQLLVLFGSQTGTAQDVSERLGREARRRRLGCRVQALDSYPVVNLINEPLVIFVCATTGQGDPPDNMKNFWGFIFRKNLPSTALCQMDFAVLGLGDSSYAKFNFVAKKLHRRLLQLGGSALLPVCLGDDQHELGPDAAVDPWLRDLWDRVLGLYPPPPGLAEIPPGVPLPSKFTLLFLQEAPSTGSEGQRVAHPGSQEPPSESKPFLAPMISNQRVTGPSHFQDVRLIEFDILGSGISFAAGDVVLIQPSNSAAHVQRFCQVLGLDPDQLFMLQPREPDVSSPTRLPQPCSMRHLVSHYLDIASVPRRSFFELLACLSLHELEREKLLEFSSAQGQEELFEYCNRPRRTILEVLCDFPHTAAAIPPDYLLDLIPAIRPRAFSIASSLLIHPSRLQILVAVVQFQTRLKEPRRGLCSSWLASLDPGQGPVRVPLWVRPGSLAFPETPDTPVIMVGPGTGVAPFRAAIQERVAQGQTGNFLFFGCRWRDQDFYWESEWQELEKRECLTLIPAFSREQEQKVYVQHRLRELGSLVWELLDHQGAYFYLAGNAKSMPADVSEALMSIFQEEGGLCSPDAAAYLARLQQTRRFQTETWA